From the Pocillopora verrucosa isolate sample1 chromosome 11, ASM3666991v2, whole genome shotgun sequence genome, the window ATTCAGTTTAAACTACAACACCTACTGGTAggttaataaatatatatacagtGCAAGTGTATGCAAGACTTTTGGCTTGCTCTTCAAACTTTCCTGCAGATGAAGAAAGACTTGTACAGTAGCACAAGAGCATGCTTTCAGGCTACTAACCAACATACACTTTTTCTTGAAAGACACAGAGATCGTGAGCGTGACAGAGACCATGATCGCGAGAGAGACCGTGACAGGGACCGGGATAGAGACCGCGACAGAGATCGTGATAGAGATAGGGACAGAGACCGGGATCGAGACTACCACAGAGACAGGGGAAGAGACAGAGGAAGACGCAGGGGTGATGATGACGAAAGTTATGGCAGCCAGCCTCCACGTCGAGGATTTCCTGGGGGAGCAGCCATTGCACCACCCCCATCTCTTATGCAGGATTCAGCACCTGGTAATCAAACCTAGAATATCAAGGGAATAAGTAAAAGTAGTATGAAATAATTGTGGTATGTAGGGAAAAACCAGAGTTGTACCCTAACCCCAACCTAACCCTATACCTGACAATTCCATTTCtgaggcttaaaaaaaaagctttaaaggCCTAAATTGGAAATAGAAAGTtacaaataatttgattttcttttatatatttGAGATTGTTTTTTTGTAAAGCAAAAGGAAATCTTTCCCTTCTAGTATCAAAACTTTTACATATAAGAATGTATGAGGAATTACCTACTGAAGGGAAATCATCTTGGTTGAGATTCTGTTGTCTCAAACATTTGtgtattttacatttcttaccAAATTGGGCCtttagaaaatatatttttttgttctcttagTAGAGCAAGCTGCCCAGCAGTGGCCAGTGTCCAGTGGAGCAGactttaattttgcatctgaaaataaaccaaaagcTGGTGGCTTTTCTGCCAGGTGAGATCACAGTAACTAGTTTCTCCATTAATAATATCACTTAAAGCtgtttacaaaattctcaattGCAATTAGTTAAATACAGCTGGTTAAGGTAACATTGTTCAATCTTCCTTACAGTCCTGTTGCATCTCAGATTATGGCAAAATATGGTTGGAAAGATGGCCAAggtaactttttgttttttgttttttggtgttgtttgcttttgttgtttgcAAATTGTTTGCACCTTGGTATGAACTTTGTTGTCACTCAAAGAAGGCAATTCttagatgaaatgaaaataataatatttggAAAAAGAAGTGATGGGTTTTAAACCCTTGGCACCTAAGATTTGTGAATGCTTAATAGTGAAATTGTCTTAATAATTTTAATAGACAGTCAAAccgcaagaaagaaaatttttttagccaCAAATACTTCCTTAGATAAAACAGCTAGTTATCAAGCTAGTCTTAGTGGAAAGAATTTACTAGTAAATCTTGGGAATTAATAGTTCAATTCTTTAGGGAAGAATGAGAGGaatttctgttttaatttatcCAAGTTTGAGAGTGATTTTGCAATAGAAAATTGATGAAGCcaccttttatttattttcaggttTAGGAAAACAAGAGCAAGGTATTAACACATGTTTGCAAGTGGAGAAAACCAGCAAGCGAGGCGGAAAAATAATCAACCAAGACAAAGgtttgtattttatttattttcatttctgttaAAGAACTGAAGAGGCTGTGGCATAAAAACCAAACCCAATATAATCACAGTAGCTAATCACAACAAAGGCACGCAACTCAatgaaccaatgagaactcaaggtCAATTCACGTGACggtctaaagcgcgggaaaacgcgtgtgacCAAGTCGTAGCTATTTATAACCTCACATTTAATTGGTTGAGAGCTTGGAGCGAGATttatggaccaatcacaaaccattgtaaagcaaaacaagtgcAATCCTCGATAACTTCTTTTAAGCAAAGTGTACGACTCAGCCTCAGCAGCTGCGAACGGTGGACCAAAATACTTTCCTGCCATTATACTTTCTGGTATCCCAGATATTTTTTTCGCCATTTGTGCCGCTTCTACCAAAGTTCTCAGTTGTTTTGCCGCAAGTTGCTCTAAGTGCACCGTTATATCTATTAATTCTCCCAAATTTTGAAAATAGGAAACTTTAAGGAGACTTGACATgttcaatgaaagagaaaatacCCTTTTGATCAACAGAATCAAAAGCTGCAATGCAAGAAGCAGAACCAGTTACCAGCGTTATGAGGAACCCAAGcaaagttgttgttttgagGGTAAGTAGCAGTGTTTGTTGGCCTTCTTATCGAAGTCTCTGagtaattattttagtttttaattaagTATCGGAAAATCAAAACTAAAGTTTTCCCAGCGACCCTATCACAATAAAGGATTACATCATCAGTAGCCAATAAAAACTCAAAGCGATGACGAGCAGACCAAGTCGTGATCGTTCGTAATTTTACATCTCATTAGTTGATACGAAGGCGCTGAAACAATCTCAAAGCAAAGCAATCCTGGATTGCTTTCAACATTCTGTTGtaaattgcttttttctgtGGTTTCCTTCACTTCGAATCTAATTACGCGTGTTGCAACATTTAATTTGGGTTAAAAACGTTCGTCTGCTTTTCAGAATATGGTTGGTCCGGGGGAGGTGGACGAAGAGTTGCAACCTGAAGTCGTGGAGGAGTGTAACAAGTATGGTGAAGTTGCCAAAGTTGTAATATATGAGGTGGGTGTTTGATGTTAATGGTTAAATTTCCTGTCAGTTTTACATGGTATTCTTACAGGCATATAATTATAGAAAGATACTGAAAATTTGAGTCCTTACTCATCAAGATGGTCCGAGCTCAAGATCTTCCGATTTTACTTTCAAGTACCCGTTCTTGTACTTCTTCGAAATAGGAAAATGATGAGATTTAACATATAATCTTTCAATTACGAagtattattcatttttttcttagtttcgtCGGTGCTTCGCGAGATTCAGCAGAGAAATGCGACATTAAACAACGCTTTGTGGAACATTCCGTCGATGTTTTGCACTTTTTCTGGGGCCCGTTAACAAAACTGTCGCGATTTGCAGAATTTATGATTCGCGCAAATGACACTCTAGGGAGCAATATGacaatttctaaaatttaaagATAGTACGCGCTCTCTCATTGGTCTACAGATGTGTAcagatgagagtatgtaaacacagttcTGACCTCACGCTTTCTGTTCTTTGTGAGATATATTTTTTAGAAAACCGATAGGAGacctttcttttcaaaattcagagCTCGTGCGCATGATTCATTTATGATTCATCGTTTAACATTTTCGCTTTGTTATTGGAGGCAGGCGTGAACTTGTTATGgtaaaaaatcaatttgttttccaCACTTGGACTATGAAAGAGCACTTGAAGTCTAACTGGTGCTCGTAGTTTACTCTTCCTGAATTTTCTATAAACAAAGTACCAGAGAAATGCTGTAATCATTTATTCGCCCGCAACTTGCTagatttattatttaatattcaaataTGACGCATTTTAAAGTTAAGGTTTGGTGTATTCATGTGGAGGTTTTTTTCGTCGTGATTCTGGGGCTAAGTCGGCTAtaagagaaaatagaaaagCATGAAAAAGCATTGGTTCACTCTGTATAAATGTATCGATGGAGAAGCTGGCATCGCCCCAATGACATAAAGTTAGGGAAACGAACACTCTTCTTCGATTGAAAACGCCGCTTACGCAGGGTCTGAGGGGCACGCGCATTTGAATGGTTCCGACTGAAACTTTGAAAAGGTTTCAAatgaaattgttgtttttaactTCACTGGACACGATTTATTCAGTCTATTCTCCAGTTTTTAGGGAGACATAAGCGAGGACAGGACATAAATCATGATCTGACCTGAcggaaatgttttgtttattcacGTGCAATCGTTAAATACATATTAGAATACTGGTTCCAAGTAGAAAGCGGAAAAAATCTCAATCAATTCCTTAAAGTATGTTATACTAAACGATAAAGACTAATGGATGTTAGTTCTTCTTCCTGGTAGAGGATAAAAATTCTACATAGCTCCTATTTACATGGTAATTAAGTTTTCGACTTTACGAGGGCAATTATAGCTTGTCAGTACTCAATTATTTCCCAGTCTGCTATGATATTGAATTGTAGACGATTGTTATCTTTGAAGTCTGTCATTAAAGTGAGAGACGATGAACCTACGATCTACCGATTAGTATACTTCGGGTGCTCTACCACTGAGATATAGGAGACTCGAGGCAGCATAGGCTGTTTAACTAGGTTCTACTGAACTGTTGTTTAAGTATCAACGGTACGGTTTGTGTGAGATTCTGGTGTTTTTTTAGAACACGGAAGTCTTTTCGCATGAATACAGGTAACCTTGAACTACAAACAATAGCAAAACGCCTTGGCTGTGTTTTTTACTGCCATTCTCACTTCTttgatcttccagcagtaaagaaaggGATTCAGAGATGAATTTAAATAAACTAACGTTGCCGTAAACAGCCAAAGACCATAAATTGTTTTTCCACTAAGCACTGTATGTCTCAATAATGACACAGTTAAGAAAGGGGCATAGCATGCTACTAAAGTCAACTGCAACCAGAATATACTGGAAACTACTTTCTTATATTGTACGATATTCAGTCGAACGCATTCTTGAATTCTTCGCTTTGGTGATACTTTTGCTTTCCCTGCGCTTAAACCTCTTTCATCTGTCGCTCTTCCTGTGCCTTCTACTCCTGCGCCTGCTTCTTCTTCTGTGTCTTTACCTGCCCTTGTCGTTTCTCCTACTCCTTTCTCTGTGGCTCTTCCTGCCCCTTTCTCTCCTCCACCCACCTCTTCATCTTCGTTTGACTGTCCACCCCCAGAACTGTCTTCTACTGTAGCCTGATTCCCCTGTAGTCTCAGGTGGATCTTCACGTAGCAAAACACGGAAGTAACTAAAGATACCAATCCGACCACTAAAACGAAAATCTGTGAAATCGTTTGACTCCAGACGCGAACCAATCCACATGAAACAGCAATTATCCAGCATAAGAGTATAACAACTTGAGCTCGCTTCAGAGTCACAACCTGTCTGTACTTTAGCCTCAACAACAGGacaagaagtctgtccacactgATAGCTGTCGATATCAACACGGACACTCCACACAATACAGAACTGGAGATATGAATAACTTCACCCACGTACTGCAGAATATCCAAGTTGGTGTTGGCAATATCAATGTTAAGTATCATATGAGCTACGAACAGAGGCTGCGAAAAGAGACCCACACAAAGGTCGGTAGTTGCCAGACACGCAAACAGGAGCTTTGTCACAGGATGCAGAAAGGAAACTTTATAAAGTGTCAACAGGATCAGAACATTACCCAGAGATGCGGTGAAGGAGAGGATAATGTTGAAAGCTAGGAGAGATGTTAGGACGCCAATTGGTAATTGTGATGACGTGCCTGTAACGTTGGCCATTGGTGTTTACGTTCAGACGTCTGGCTTtgtctttccttcttttttcagcaaatgaacCTTTTACGGACGATAACTATTCGGTATAGGCGTCATGTCGCAGTGTTGCTCAATCAGGGGTTGCTATTGGATAAAAAGGCTCCACCCGTCGCCTGATGTTTCAGTTTACAAATGTTACAGCGTCaatcaaacctgttttaaactCTTCCGCTTTTTAACTGTATTCTTCGCGTTTTATTAATGTTCAATGAGCAGTTATCCTATTGATTTGATCTGATTTATTATGCAGATTTTCTTACTTATTTTCGCTTGTGTTTTGAAGGGCTTCATCAACGGTTTTTATTTCTGATCCATGTGTTTCTTTGCCCTTCATACCCATGCTCGTTCGTTCTTCATTTGTATGATCAACGCAGTAAAATCTCGAGTTTTCTtggtttgaaaattaatttcccAATGCTTCTCTCTCAACGATAAGACAATTACTTAAATTAATACTCAAAATACTTTGCTGATGTATTCGGGTGCCTAGCAAATTTATAAATGCTATCATTGTTCAGTTGTCTGGTTGACATTAACATCTTAAGTCTGAAAGCTGATAGTTAAACAGagaggaaaaacaaaccaaaacaaaaaacgaaaatttcCATATTTGCACTACCTTTCGTAAGCATGTGTATCATTTGTTTTTAAGGAGTACAGTCATTTTTTTGTCGCCaggggggtggggtggaggATTTTTGGGACAACACATGTGTCGAGGGGGagcggaggggggggggagaatcAGTTGTCACCAAAAGAGT encodes:
- the LOC131777896 gene encoding splicing factor 45-like isoform X1, whose protein sequence is MSLYDGVDIDGVPMQSTATEGTDITKLSGWSSSYKLLQTQLQRKKVAQTRPLPTSRTKAVNQVVLGIKRSADDLEDSTASDIDGREMLDADLQKVPEPFTETEASLAVVIDEYDPLRPNEYELVKQKFREEKENERGDRGERSERTDNRERSRGDRDYDRGERHRDRERDRDHDRERDRDRDRDRDRDRDRDRDRDRDRDRDYHRDRGRDRGRRRGDDDESYGSQPPRRGFPGGAAIAPPPSLMQDSAPVEQAAQQWPVSSGADFNFASENKPKAGGFSASPVASQIMAKYGWKDGQGLGKQEQGINTCLQVEKTSKRGGKIINQDKESKAAMQEAEPVTSVMRNPSKVVVLRNMVGPGEVDEELQPEVVEECNKYGEVAKVVIYEFPQGVQPDEESVRIFVEFQRVESAIKALVDLNGRFFGGRTVRGAFFNLDKFRRLDLMADL